Proteins encoded by one window of Hylaeus volcanicus isolate JK05 chromosome 7, UHH_iyHylVolc1.0_haploid, whole genome shotgun sequence:
- the LOC128880252 gene encoding dimethyladenosine transferase 2, mitochondrial isoform X2 — MYENESAFNTILEKLCQQFPKQLSKKNANLFDIAKIMYSASFTTGATSYVFKLFDNVQRKQWEDTSCMQLVGITDKREFITHLILSTVFQTCLMAFGRTILYLAIKPSIWEKFTCSSSSRMTSAYVMFQIIFDYQMFGTLDRKAFVPWKRKMGFQYNNKHKFYEEDSNFLYVVKLEPKPDLLKTLGGKQDLIYFWHFTRRNLYKLNNRVIPTLEKIIPGCGLRLIAKNFNIFTQFDDLTPHQILDLFLEFRSWPEFKESIFVLGATDSQTMYNTDIYK; from the exons atgtatgaaaatgaatctgCTTTTAATACTATACTAGAGAAATTGTGTCAGCAATTTCCAAAACAGTTGtctaaaaaaaatgcgaaTCTTTTCGATATAGCGAAAATAATGTATTCAGCCAGCTTTACCACTGGTGCAACAtcttatgtatttaaattatttgacaatGTACAGAGGAAACAATGGGAAGACACAAGTTGTATGCAACTAGTTGGAATAACAGACAAACGCGAATTTATAACTCACTTGATATTGAGCACAGTATTTCAAACATGCCTTATGGCATTTGGACGAACAATTTTGTATCTTGCAATAAAACCATCCATATGGGAA aaATTTACATGTTCAAGTTCAAGTAGGATGACATCTGCTTACgttatgtttcaaataatatttgattatcAAATGTTTGGAACATTGGATAGAAAAGCATTCGTGCCATGGAAAAGAAAGATGGGCTTCCAATATAACAACAAGCataaattttatgaagaaGACAGTAACTTTCTTTATGTTGTTAAATTAGAACCAAAGCCTGATCTTTTAAAAACTCTTGGTGGAAAACAAGATTTGATATACTTCTGGCATTTTACTCgacgaaatttatataaactaaaCAATAGAGTGATACCTACATTAGA aaaaataataccaGGCTGTGGTTTGAGATTAATagcaaagaattttaatatttttactcagTTTGATGATTTGACCCCACATCAAATTCTTGACCTCTTTCTAGAATTTCGGTCGTGGCCGGAATTCAAAGAaagtatatttgtattagGTGCAACTGATTCGCAAACAATGTATAATacagatatatataaatga
- the LOC128880252 gene encoding dimethyladenosine transferase 2, mitochondrial isoform X1 has protein sequence MRILCRNLLMSSKTFISPIKESQNNIIQRMINKSALCSNCIQIANSKTEEIKKKKKNNINDYMNSINSESINKVIQNYLSLRARGNLYLINAEIAKQFVNFIIDDLLKNATHVIELNPGLGYLTKELLKAGVPFVHMYENESAFNTILEKLCQQFPKQLSKKNANLFDIAKIMYSASFTTGATSYVFKLFDNVQRKQWEDTSCMQLVGITDKREFITHLILSTVFQTCLMAFGRTILYLAIKPSIWEKFTCSSSSRMTSAYVMFQIIFDYQMFGTLDRKAFVPWKRKMGFQYNNKHKFYEEDSNFLYVVKLEPKPDLLKTLGGKQDLIYFWHFTRRNLYKLNNRVIPTLEKIIPGCGLRLIAKNFNIFTQFDDLTPHQILDLFLEFRSWPEFKESIFVLGATDSQTMYNTDIYK, from the exons ATGAGAATTTTGTGTAGAAATTTACTAATGTCGTCGAAAACCTTTATATCGCCAATAAAAGAATCTCAAAACAACATTATTCaacgaatgataaataaatctgCTTTATGTTCgaattgtatacaaattgcGAATAGTAAAACGGAAgagattaagaaaaaaaagaaaaataatattaacgattACATGAACAGTATCAATTCAGAATCTATAAACAaagttatacaaaattatttatcgttacgTGCGAGAGGAAATTTATATCTAATTAATGCTGAAATAGCCAagcaatttgttaattttattatagacgATTTATTAAAGAATGCAACTCATGTAATCGAATTGAATCCAGGTCTTGGTTATTTGACAAAAGAACTATTGAAAGCTGGTGTACCatttgtacatatgtatgaaaatgaatctgCTTTTAATACTATACTAGAGAAATTGTGTCAGCAATTTCCAAAACAGTTGtctaaaaaaaatgcgaaTCTTTTCGATATAGCGAAAATAATGTATTCAGCCAGCTTTACCACTGGTGCAACAtcttatgtatttaaattatttgacaatGTACAGAGGAAACAATGGGAAGACACAAGTTGTATGCAACTAGTTGGAATAACAGACAAACGCGAATTTATAACTCACTTGATATTGAGCACAGTATTTCAAACATGCCTTATGGCATTTGGACGAACAATTTTGTATCTTGCAATAAAACCATCCATATGGGAA aaATTTACATGTTCAAGTTCAAGTAGGATGACATCTGCTTACgttatgtttcaaataatatttgattatcAAATGTTTGGAACATTGGATAGAAAAGCATTCGTGCCATGGAAAAGAAAGATGGGCTTCCAATATAACAACAAGCataaattttatgaagaaGACAGTAACTTTCTTTATGTTGTTAAATTAGAACCAAAGCCTGATCTTTTAAAAACTCTTGGTGGAAAACAAGATTTGATATACTTCTGGCATTTTACTCgacgaaatttatataaactaaaCAATAGAGTGATACCTACATTAGA aaaaataataccaGGCTGTGGTTTGAGATTAATagcaaagaattttaatatttttactcagTTTGATGATTTGACCCCACATCAAATTCTTGACCTCTTTCTAGAATTTCGGTCGTGGCCGGAATTCAAAGAaagtatatttgtattagGTGCAACTGATTCGCAAACAATGTATAATacagatatatataaatga
- the LOC128880255 gene encoding uncharacterized protein LOC128880255 — MKWLVLGITLTIWNYIVCQDIVFPDNEEVSHVSGNNQVITERIPVSIPGQCPENMLLHPGGGNKSSWVCDCRPRFLYFPLNDTCYEAYTQGPCAPQNYVVLPKNEVVPKCVINPCRVEGLVPYNGTCYPLRTVGGPCAPDGVLGVNETNFELECVPTDIAPFIIIQAPKRQCPAGSRRNSLGICREVI, encoded by the exons ATGAAGTGGCTAGTTTTAGGCATTACATTAACAATATGGAATTATATAGTGTGTCAAGATATTGTATTCCCAGATAATGAAGAAGTATCTCATGTTAGTGGCAATAATCAAGtg ATAACAGAACGTATTCCAGTCTCTATACCAGGGCAGTGTCCCGAAAATATGCTTCTTCATCCTGGAGGAGGGAACAAAAGCTCATGGGTATGCGATTGCAGACctagatttttatattttcctttaaacgATACTTGTTACGAAGCATATACACAAGGACCTTGTGCACCACAGAACTACGTGGTACTTCCTAAAAATGAAGTTGTACCAAAATGCGTAATAAATCCATGCAGAGTAGAGGGCTTAGTACCGTACAATGGTACATGTTACCCTCTAAGAACTGTAGGTGGTCCATGTGCTCCTGATGGAGTATTAGGAGTAAACGAAACTAATTTTGAATTGGAATGTGTACCAACGGATATTGCaccttttattataattcaagCACCTAAAAGGCAGTGTCCTGCAGGAAGTCGCAGAAACAGCCTTGGAATATGCAGAGAAGTAATTTGA
- the LOC128880252 gene encoding dimethyladenosine transferase 2, mitochondrial isoform X3 produces the protein MQLVGITDKREFITHLILSTVFQTCLMAFGRTILYLAIKPSIWEKFTCSSSSRMTSAYVMFQIIFDYQMFGTLDRKAFVPWKRKMGFQYNNKHKFYEEDSNFLYVVKLEPKPDLLKTLGGKQDLIYFWHFTRRNLYKLNNRVIPTLEKIIPGCGLRLIAKNFNIFTQFDDLTPHQILDLFLEFRSWPEFKESIFVLGATDSQTMYNTDIYK, from the exons ATGCAACTAGTTGGAATAACAGACAAACGCGAATTTATAACTCACTTGATATTGAGCACAGTATTTCAAACATGCCTTATGGCATTTGGACGAACAATTTTGTATCTTGCAATAAAACCATCCATATGGGAA aaATTTACATGTTCAAGTTCAAGTAGGATGACATCTGCTTACgttatgtttcaaataatatttgattatcAAATGTTTGGAACATTGGATAGAAAAGCATTCGTGCCATGGAAAAGAAAGATGGGCTTCCAATATAACAACAAGCataaattttatgaagaaGACAGTAACTTTCTTTATGTTGTTAAATTAGAACCAAAGCCTGATCTTTTAAAAACTCTTGGTGGAAAACAAGATTTGATATACTTCTGGCATTTTACTCgacgaaatttatataaactaaaCAATAGAGTGATACCTACATTAGA aaaaataataccaGGCTGTGGTTTGAGATTAATagcaaagaattttaatatttttactcagTTTGATGATTTGACCCCACATCAAATTCTTGACCTCTTTCTAGAATTTCGGTCGTGGCCGGAATTCAAAGAaagtatatttgtattagGTGCAACTGATTCGCAAACAATGTATAATacagatatatataaatga